The Daucus carota subsp. sativus chromosome 9, DH1 v3.0, whole genome shotgun sequence genome window below encodes:
- the LOC135149581 gene encoding AT-hook motif nuclear-localized protein 23-like: MSNSNQNGLTSPISTAPGRHGGAPQYSFNSDGSLMTNGEPVNGINKTVILEIPSGFDVISCVVQFALHFGLAVTVLTGQGLISEVDIAYPLNAIPPPCVSISFQIISFSGAYRCLNAASGNIIICFNVQFADAAGNVMGGQILSQMKAASVVTLVLAVSTQV, encoded by the coding sequence ATGAGTAATTCAAACCAAAATGGTTTAACAAGCCCAATATCTACAGCTCCAGGGAGGCATGGAGGAGCACCTCAATATTCATTCAATTCTGATGGGTCTTTAATGACCAACGGTGAGCCAGTGAATGGCATCAACAAAACAGTCATTCTTGAAATCCCTAGTGGATTTGATGTCATAAGTTGTGTGGTGCAATTTGCACTGCATTTCGGGCTTGCTGTAACTGTGCTTACTGGCCAGGGACTCATTTCTGAGGTTGATATTGCGTATCCACTCAATGCAATCCCTCCCCCATGCGTTTCTATAAGCTTCCAGATAATTTCGTTTTCTGGGGCTTACCGTTGTTTAAATGCTGCTTCTGGAAACATTATTATTTGTTTCAATGTTCAATTTGCAGATGCTGCAGGTAATGTTATGGGAGGACAGATTCTCTCTCAGATGAAAGCAGCAAGTGTTGTTACTCTTGTTCTTGCCGTTTCTACACAAGTCTGA